In the genome of Chryseobacterium arthrosphaerae, one region contains:
- the murB gene encoding UDP-N-acetylmuramate dehydrogenase, with the protein MLENFSLKPYNTFGVEASSRYFAEVNSIEALKDALTFAKEQSLQLLFLGGGSNILLTKDFEGLAIKLNLKGISEESINDHEVLITAKAGENWHEFVMYCLQKNYGGLENLSLIPGNVGTSPMQNIGAYGTEIKDVFVSCRVLDLNSLELTDFDLEQCRFGYRDSIFKQEGKGRYVILEVTFKLTQKEHHIKTEYGAIKSELENLGIVNPTIQDVSKAVINIRQSKLPDPKEIGNAGSFFKNPTIPLAQFEDLKQKFENIQGYPNGAMVKVPAGWLIEQCGWKGKQIGNVASHKLQSLVIINATGHATGKEIFDFSTEIINSVKEKFGIELEREVNII; encoded by the coding sequence ATGCTAGAAAATTTTTCATTAAAACCTTATAATACATTCGGTGTTGAAGCCAGTTCCAGATACTTCGCTGAAGTGAACAGCATTGAAGCATTAAAAGATGCACTCACTTTTGCAAAAGAACAGTCTCTTCAACTATTATTTTTGGGTGGCGGAAGCAATATCCTGCTGACAAAAGATTTTGAGGGTCTTGCGATTAAGCTGAATTTAAAAGGAATTTCTGAAGAAAGCATCAATGATCATGAAGTTCTTATCACTGCAAAAGCAGGCGAAAACTGGCATGAATTCGTTATGTACTGTTTACAAAAAAACTATGGCGGACTGGAAAATCTTTCTTTAATTCCAGGAAATGTAGGAACCTCCCCGATGCAGAATATCGGAGCCTATGGAACTGAGATCAAAGATGTTTTTGTCAGCTGCCGGGTGCTGGATCTTAACAGCCTTGAACTTACGGATTTTGATCTTGAACAGTGCAGGTTTGGTTACAGAGATTCGATCTTCAAACAGGAAGGAAAAGGAAGGTATGTTATTCTTGAAGTTACCTTTAAACTTACCCAAAAAGAACATCACATCAAAACAGAATACGGTGCTATTAAATCCGAGCTTGAAAATCTGGGCATTGTAAATCCTACCATCCAGGATGTTTCCAAAGCAGTGATCAACATCAGACAAAGCAAACTGCCGGATCCGAAAGAAATTGGGAATGCCGGAAGCTTTTTCAAAAATCCAACGATTCCTCTAGCGCAGTTTGAAGATTTAAAACAAAAATTTGAAAATATTCAGGGATACCCGAATGGAGCCATGGTAAAAGTTCCGGCCGGATGGCTGATCGAACAGTGCGGATGGAAAGGCAAACAAATCGGAAATGTAGCCTCCCACAAATTACAGTCACTGGTTATCATCAATGCTACAGGGCATGCTACCGGAAAGGAAATCTTTGATTTTTCTACAGAGATCATCAATTCTGTGAAAGAAAAATTCGGAATTGAACTTGAACGGGAAGTGAATATTATCTAA
- the proC gene encoding pyrroline-5-carboxylate reductase: MKIAILGAGNMGLSFSKSFLKYELIRPENLHLILRNPGKISKIAEEFPQSKISTFDEVSDLDADLIIIAVKPQDFQTVSQNIRFTFKENQMILSIMAGINIEKIQKLLNHPLVVRAMPNSPTLLGMGITGYTAANGISFSQLISIERLLNSTGRSVYLENEELLDGVTALSGSGPAYFYYIIDAMIKAGIEMGIEENLSKLFVKQTMLGAYHLINNSEKNLEELIKDVASKGGTTEAALKTFEENSFKDILKQGILNAEKRAKELNS; this comes from the coding sequence ATGAAAATAGCTATTCTTGGAGCCGGAAATATGGGACTTTCTTTTTCAAAATCATTCTTAAAGTATGAGCTGATCAGACCTGAAAACCTTCACCTGATCCTCAGAAATCCTGGAAAAATCTCTAAAATAGCTGAAGAATTTCCCCAATCAAAAATTTCCACCTTTGATGAAGTCAGTGACCTGGATGCTGACCTGATCATTATTGCTGTAAAGCCTCAGGATTTTCAGACGGTATCCCAGAACATCCGGTTTACCTTTAAAGAAAACCAGATGATCTTATCCATCATGGCGGGAATCAATATTGAAAAAATTCAAAAACTCCTGAACCATCCTCTTGTGGTAAGAGCCATGCCCAACTCTCCTACTCTTCTTGGAATGGGAATTACAGGCTATACAGCAGCCAATGGCATTTCATTCAGTCAGCTTATCAGTATAGAAAGGCTGCTGAACAGCACAGGAAGATCTGTTTATCTGGAAAATGAAGAACTTCTGGATGGTGTGACCGCTCTGTCCGGAAGCGGACCTGCTTATTTTTATTATATCATTGATGCTATGATCAAAGCGGGAATTGAAATGGGAATTGAAGAAAACCTTTCCAAACTTTTTGTAAAACAGACCATGCTGGGAGCTTATCACCTGATCAATAATTCTGAGAAAAATCTTGAGGAACTGATCAAAGATGTAGCCTCTAAAGGCGGAACAACAGAAGCTGCCTTAAAAACTTTTGAAGAAAACAGTTTCAAAGACATTTTAAAGCAGGGAATTCTGAATGCTGAAAAACGCGCGAAAGAACTCAATAGTTAA